Proteins from one Naumovozyma castellii chromosome 3, complete genome genomic window:
- the NCAS0C01300 gene encoding uncharacterized protein (ancestral locus Anc_8.686) — MSSQGMIQKPTRGETCQLLGPVSLFIQFLMGVAAIMMLLLKRNYEHPRRKMIVWVYDTGKQITGSLGIHLLNIFISVIKKRRNLLKVLMVIRGDDSDNDDDDDQCDWYFLNLLLDTTIGIPILWGALNFIEKILLRFKVENVQSGNYFPALTNDEEEDNLMSTHEPKFEAFLKQLLVFVGGLSIMKVIVFLILNYFEDFAYWFAEIILGWSDPWPNFQVFLVMFVCPVLLNCFQYFCVDNIIKLPTDHLNLENVQNFESESYSDDDSDTHKHWSLFRRGRSKQYGSIL, encoded by the coding sequence ATGAGTTCCCAAGGAATGATTCAAAAGCCGACACGTGGAGAAACTTGTCAACTGTTGGGTCCCGTGTCattattcattcaatttttaaTGGGTGTGGCTGCCATTATGATGCTTTTATTGAAACGTAATTATGAGCATCCGAGACGTAAAATGATAGTGTGGGTTTACGATACGGGGAAACAAATTACTGGATCCCTGGGAATCCACCTactgaatatatttattagtgtgataaagaagagaaggaaCCTTTTAAAAGTCCTTATGGTAATTCGGGGGGATGACAGTGAcaatgacgatgatgacgatCAATGTGATTGGTATTTCCTCAACTTATTATTGGATACTACGATAGGGATCCCTATACTTTGGGGGGCAttgaatttcattgaaaagataCTGCTTCGATTTAAAGTGGAAAATGTACAAAGTGGGAATTATTTCCCAGCCTTAACAAAtgatgaggaggaagaCAACTTAATGAGTACACACGAACCTAAATTTGAAGcttttttgaaacaattgttGGTGTTTGTTGGTGGATTGAGTATAATGAAGGTTATAGTATTTCTCATtctgaattattttgaGGATTTTGCATATTGGTTTGCTGAGATTATACTCGGCTGGTCTGACCCATGGCCTAATTTCCAGGTTTTCTTAGTCATGTTTGTTTGCCCCGTATTGTTGAattgtttccaatatttcTGTGTGGATAACATTATCAAATTACCGACAGACCATCTCAATTTGGAGAACGTACAAAACTTCGAGTCTGAGAGTTACTCTGACGATGATTCAGATACCCATAAGCATTGGTCTCTCTTCAGAAGAGGCCGTTCGAAGCAATACGGTAGCATCCTTTGA
- the PET20 gene encoding Pet20p (ancestral locus Anc_8.682), with protein MLIKPSPYTLQSLRGSFFQKSIRFQSSVTFLNNKTLTQQKKQAKQKGKHTQYHTNTNVKVKSIAKASDTTDTKVPIHIQRKKKRFDYSTLPKVEPITNLRHNEISTDILYSGYRPLFLNFKDLENSSRKAEFGNSNNSTLYEIAMKLDDLSPEAISGSTSSNFWHSTSATGMEVFDEWDNVPNSILKNLKPFQAPVKKNLTHKETIISLKKGITGSSRAETFLKKVSNILNNKRRKGRKRPIVSLLQLRKKMREDED; from the coding sequence ATGTTAATAAAACCATCACCATATACCCTTCAGAGTCTACGTGGGTCGTTCTTCCAAAAAAGTATACGATTTCAGTCTTCAGTCACATTtctcaacaacaaaactTTAACAcaacaaaagaaacaagCAAAGCAGAAGGGCAAACATACACAATACCATACCAATACCAACGTTAAAGTGAAATCCATAGCTAAAGCATCAGATACGACAGATACCAAGGTACCGATTCATatccaaagaaaaaagaaaaggttCGATTACTCTACGCTACCCAAAGTGGAACCCATAACAAACTTAAGacataatgaaatatcaacTGATATACTATATTCTGGATATAGACCGCTATTTCTTAACTTCAAGGATCTGGAAAATAGTAGTCGGAAAGCGGAATTTGGGAACAGTAATAACAGTACGTTATATGAAATTGCTATgaaattggatgatttatCACCTGAGGCTATAAGTGGttcaacatcttcaaatttttggCATTCTACTTCTGCTACGGGAATGGAAGTGTTCGATGAATGGGATAATGTACCCAATTCGATATTAAAGAATCTGAAACCTTTTCAGGCGCCGGTCAAGAAGAACCTTACTCATAAGGAAACCATCATCTCATTAAAGAAGGGGATTACTGGCAGCTCAAGAGCAGaaacatttttgaagaaagttaGCAATATACTGAATaacaagagaagaaaggGGAGAAAAAGACCCATCGTGTCGTTGTTGCAACtgagaaagaagatgagaGAGGATGAAGATTAG
- the AIM44 gene encoding Aim44p (ancestral locus Anc_8.681) → MIIRTPTRTKTTSFKGDQMDFQFPSQEHLPKASPQQEFDLNNHHLLNDVLQKQTLSLPSQHPEEDATSQILSDYTSTSNTNTNSNSSNGYYSFANISDNTTSPKLHSLSSNSYGGFQTLDKTDYPSTLAPDKMPLLGSLNNDSKRTLPGKKKSQTASSIPTADNISFAIVSASSDSSTMETPLQRGSSSSSSTVSSTIHINNRKPTNLQRVPTIRQVPSINSSSSTSSFKLRAQQKSPNTTTPPNNNNHNNNHTKIHSKNRRISTSASVSSSKKSSLKRSNAIRCKGGLLYYFTLMGIKIKKQLRRLRAVIRKKLFSYKNEKTKHTTGTPITKKPAYPRPVKNHSRISTSNSPETSHLKRTNGYMTKLQRSMSNRSFQPVLQQKPTQPSAATTTKNAAPSTNKTKRTNTTSLRRTPSSIRRAASTLQSTPTKSVTRNSSSHSRTKLIRSNGKNGLSNVIRQPSIVVKNKVIPLSMSQYSSLKKVGENDEDEYVIDTASMNQLSEIEEDEADDDEMEDAVQDTKLLFNQYLRCVIAKRIMLRLQIAKFQESSLQGNDMPSLFVEGEENADEDDDISSYASSQYSSACMDDIINKGLNSSDNESESDVESEMDDKLGSLNIPFRMLPFNMFDNSRSSSMISVPISTVKRSSTLPVSVRI, encoded by the coding sequence ATGATCATTAGAACaccaacaagaacaaagaCAACATCATTCAAGGGAGATCAAATGGATTTCCAATTCCCATCACAAGAACACCTACCCAAGGCATCACCCCAACAggaatttgatttgaacAACCACCATTTACTCAATGATGTTTTACAAAAGCAAACACTAAGCTTGCCCTCGCAACATCCGGAGGAAGACGCCACTTCTCAGATATTGTCCGATTATACCTCCACTTCCAACACGAACACTAACtccaattcttccaatggATATTACTCATTTGCCAATATTTCAGACAATACAACATCACCAAAACTTCATTCTCTAAGCTCGAATTCATACGGAGGATTTCAAACGTTGGATAAAACCGATTACCCATCAACTTTGGCACCTGATAAGATGCCATTACTAggttcattaaataatgacaGCAAGAGAACCTTGCCagggaagaagaagagtcAAACAGCTAGCTCCATTCCAACGGCAGACAATATTTCATTCGCCATCGTTTCTGCATCATCTGATTCTTCCACGATGGAAACACCATTACAAAGAGGATCatcgtcttcttcttcaactgTTTCATCCACGATTCATATAAATAACAGAAAACCAACAAATTTACAAAGGGTACCCACGATAAGGCAAGTAccatcaataaattcatcaagTTCCACTTCAAGCTTTAAACTAAGGGCTCAACAAAAATCACCTAATACAACAACACCAcctaataataataatcataataataatcatacGAAGATACACTCGAAAAATAGACGTATTTCAACATCCGCATCTGTTTCCTCCTCCAAGAAATCATCCTTGAAAAGATCAAATGCTATACGGTGTAAAGGTGGTCTTCTCTATTATTTCACACTAATGGGGATTaagataaagaaacaattacGTCGTTTGAGAGCCGTCATCAGGAAAAAGTTATTTTCTTATAAGAATGAGAAAACTAAACATACTACAGGAACCCCCATTACGAAAAAGCCTGCTTATCCAAGACCCGTTAAGAACCATTCTCGTATATCTACAAGTAATTCTCCAGAAACCTCACATTTAAAGAGAACTAATGGATACATGACCAAACTACAAAGATCAATGTCCAATAGATCCTTCCAACCTGTACTCCAACAAAAACCAACTCAACCAAGTGCCGCCACAACTACTAAAAACGCAGCCCCATCTACCAATAAGACCAAGAGAACAAACACAACATCATTAAGACGTACTCCATCTTCAATAAGGAGAGCTGCTTCTACTTTACAATCTACACCTACAAAATCTGTTACCAGAAATAGTAGTTCGCATTCCCGTACCAAATTAATTAGATCCAATGGTAAGAATGGATTGAGTAATGTCATTAGACAACCTTCCATTGTCGTCAAGAATAAAGTAATCCCACTTTCTATGAGTCAATATTCATCTCTCAAGAAGGTAGGTGAgaatgatgaggatgagtATGTCATTGATACTGCTTCTATGAATCAATTGAGTgagattgaagaagatgaagcggatgatgatgaaatggaagatgCCGTCCAGGATACGAAATTGTTATTCAATCAATATTTAAGATGTGTTATTGCTAAGAGAATCATGTTAAGACTACAAATCGCCAAGTTTCAGGAATCGAGTCTACAAGGAAATGACATGCCAAGTTTATTCGttgaaggagaagaaaatgctgacgaagatgatgacATCTCAAGTTATGCTTCCTCTCAATACTCTTCTGCATGTATGGAcgatataataaataaaggCCTAAATTCTAGCGATAATGAGAGTGAAAGTGACGTTGAGAGTGAAATGGATGACAAACTTGGTTCTTTAAATATCCCATTCAGAATGTTACCTTTCAATATGTTTGACAATAGTAGATCCTCTAGCATGATATCTGTACCCATTAGTACTGTAAAACGTTCCTCAACGCTACCAGTAAGTGTCAGAATATAA
- the TGS1 gene encoding RNA methyltransferase (ancestral locus Anc_8.680) produces MIHASTFESKVAKKRERKLKHGKTLSKKWETLQRLNHEDAYRIQSQTPVKDKRIVKYWKKRRSLFSKIDSNNIYMTKELWFSVTPETIAIFLAKFIRACMPQATSILDVFCGGGGNTIQFAMQFPKVYGVDLSMEHIYCTMKNARAYGVDDRIWLECGSWNKIVKKGVFQHVKVDCIFGSPPWGGPQYLKQDVYDLETSLEPMGIEKLLKSFLKVSSNVILFLPKNSNLNQLAHVTRKLLGPYAKCKVLYVNENGYTKGMLCMWGDILTNYQETMSSYNSSDKQEEEKSEENKKEQKTDESITSVYYDANG; encoded by the coding sequence ATGATCCACGCTTCCACGTTCGAGTCTAAAGTTGCAAAGAAGAGGGAGAGAAAATTAAAACATGGAAAGACATTAAGTAAGAAATGGGAGACTCTACAGCGATTGAACCATGAAGATGCATATCGAATTCAGTCGCAGACGCCAGTTAAAGATAAACGAATTGtaaaatattggaagaaaagaaggtCGTTATTTTCGAAAATTGATTCCAATAACATATATATGACGAAGGAATTATGGTTTAGTGTGACTCCCGAGACTATCGCTATCTTTTTAGCTAAATTCATTAGAGCTTGTATGCCGCAGGCGACAAGTATATTGGATGTATTTTGCGGTGGTGGTGGGAATACTATTCAGTTTGCCATGCAATTCCCCAAGGTTTATGGAGTGGATTTATCTATGGAACATATTTATTGTACTATGAAGAATGCCAGGGCCTATGGAGTGGATGATAGAATATGGTTAGAATGTGGATCCTGGAATAAGATAGTGAAAAAAGGTGTGTTTCAACATGTTAAAGTGGATTGTATATTTGGTTCGCCACCTTGGGGTGGACCACAATATTTGAAGCAAGATGTGTATGATTTGGAGACATCATTGGAGCCTATGggtattgaaaaattattaaagagTTTTTTAAAAGTGTCATCCAATGTTATTCTTTTCCTACCGAAgaattccaatttgaatcaattgGCACACGTCACAAGGAAACTCTTAGGTCCATATGCCAAGTGTAAAGTTCTCTATGTGAATGAAAATGGATACACGAAGGGAATGTTATGTATGTGGGGGGATATATTAACCAATTATCAGGAGACCATGTCTTCCTATAATAGTAGCGATAAGCAAGAGGAGGAAAAAagtgaagaaaataagaaagaacaaaagacCGATGAGTCGATAACATCAGTGTATTACGATGCGAATGGATGA
- the PRM4 gene encoding pheromone-regulated protein PRM4 (ancestral locus Anc_8.679), whose product MFQPNLATVPAQQARSALRRDPHVLRAYLRGAGRNRQVNLLSLQRKGVPDVQNRGLYKSTIHRNVCVRVYMYLFLRFKPATAPHRTPVMGTSKLQPQLNAKRNTRIVSATLALLGLVAFIMFTWNDSFEASIDMLPFKDVPFKLPDTLVSGSAAEDTDKTNTPRIDVKETNDNVLKVWEEITNIRNELSGSDKGNFNLNDGAMNTKKKPSQGNAMRTKESSKLNVKPFDPERSFNQIIHTSPAVLFIKSSSTDSLNLRKLLKEEYEISPELAVVDLDKHSNGVELEQYIKQNKLLTEERTNSPINVPYLFLNGNSVINNGLSKDISKLHKNGHLLEKLRSLSDGHIMFVKKDHPSNS is encoded by the coding sequence ATGTTCCAGCCCAACTTGGCGACGGTTCCGGCCCAGCAAGCACGCAGCGCACTGCGCCGGGATCCACACGTTCTGCGCGCTTATCTGAGAGGGGCTGGCAGGAACCGCCAGGTAAATCTCTTGAGCCTGCAAAGGAAGGGTGTACCGGATGTGCAAAACAGAGGATTATATAAATCAACAATCCATCGTAACGTGTGTGTACGTGTGTATATGTATCTCTTCCTCCGGTTCAAGCCTGCAACCGCACCACACCGCACTCCAGTCATGGGAACCAGCAAACTACAACCACAACTAAATGCAAAGAGAAACACGAGGATCGTGTCAGCGACATTGGCGCTGCTCGGCTTGGTCGCTTTCATCATGTTCACTTGGAATGACTCGTTCGAGGCGTCCATCGACATGCTACCCTTCAAGGATGTACCCTTCAAATTGCCCGATACATTGGTATCCGGGTCAGCAGCGGAGGACACTGATAAGACCAATACCCCCCGCATAGACGTGAAGGAAACCAATGATAATGTCTTGAAAGTATGGGAAGAAATCACTAACATTAGGAACGAGCTGTCGGGTTCAGATAAGGGTAATTTCAATCTGAATGATGGTGCTATGAACACGAAGAAAAAACCATCACAGGGGAATGCAATGCGTACTAAGGAGTCAAGTAAATTGAATGTCAAACCATTCGATCCTGAAAGAAGCTTTAATCAAATTATACATACTTCCCCAGCAGtattatttatcaaatcaAGCTCTACTGATTCATTGAACTTGAGGAAATTGTTAAAGGAGGAGTATGAAATTTCACCTGAATTGGCAGTCGTCGATTTGGATAAGCATTCTAATGGTGTAGAATTGGAACAATATATTAAGCAGAATAAACTGCTAACagaagaaagaacaaaCTCACCAATTAATGTGccatatttatttttaaatggTAACTCCGTCATTAATAACGGACTATCAAAGGATATTAGCAAACTACACAAGAATGGTCATTTGCTAGAAAAGCTAAGAAGTTTATCCGACGGACACATTATGTTTGTCAAGAAGGACCATCCATCTAATTcataa
- the KIP2 gene encoding Kip2p (ancestral locus Anc_8.678), protein MIPKGTPYTRRSSHVSAPSTPLPPSPSVRSTSSFSNLRRPTRTNSICSSAASSRSSSPLRSSTSKSETQFLPPRRLTTIKRTSSLSSNNTSNNNTTYRGTITVAIRPKPTPPTHFSNSWLVTDPETIVHDDMGEFKFDHVYSPHVSNLEIYESINKPMIDKLFQGFNATVFAYGMTGSGKTYTMMGSGGDGGDDDGLIPLSVSYLFSKVIEVGLVGERKFDVLLSYLEIYNERIYDLLDSESLVGGTTTPSRGFGSGGGRNESVSTNELKIRDDSKYGVRVMGLREQRCESSEELMKWIRRGDSHRKTAETDYNARSSRSHAIVLIRLTNTNVIDGTSISSTLSLCDLAGSERATGQQERRKEGAFINKSLLALGTVISKLSAESTAASHGNSPNANGNGHIPYRDSKLTRILQPALSGDSIVTTICTIDTQKESAAETLNTLRFASRAKNVSLHVNRKPLMNSTDGNDKDQRIAKLNKIIEEQQQLISQLKTNGGNKSVGLGLGLGVSTAHGSGVRVTKEIMNPNITLLRAENKVLKYKLENCEKLLDKDTLELQDSDLTEIVDMLPAGVGSLLETKIQGLQSQLRQYRRYVGQLETQLSLTTSRTEADKENYVAAGKNDEIQELRRMLERKDKIITALQSAKRMRDRALKPMS, encoded by the coding sequence ATGATACCGAAGGGAACCCCATATACTAGGAGATCCTCACATGTATCTGCTCCTTCCACGCCATTACCACCATCACCATCGGTAAGATCTacatcttcattttccaatttgagAAGACCCACCCGGACAAACTCCATCTGTTCTTCAGCAGCAAGCAGTCGTAGTAGTTCCCCACTTCGTTCCTCCACATCCAAATCAGAGACACAATTTCTGCCACCACGACGTCTCACGACGATCAAACGAACCTCGAGTCTCAGCAGTAACAACACCAGCAACAATAACACGACATACAGAGGAACCATCACGGTTGCCATCAGACCTAAACCCACCCCACCCACTcacttttccaattcatgGCTCGTGACAGACCCAGAGACGATAGTACACGACGACATGGGTGAATTCAAATTCGACCATGTGTACTCTCCACACGTCAGCAACTTAGAGATCTACGAAAGTATCAACAAACCCATGATAGATAAGTTATTCCAGGGGTTCAATGCCACTGTGTTTGCGTACGGGATGACTGGGTCAGGGAAGACGTACACTATGATGGGTAGTGGTGGTGATGGTGGCGATGACGATGGGTTGATTCCATTGTCTGTTTCTTATTTGTTTAGTAAAGTTATTGAAGTTGGGTTGGTTGGTGAGAGAAAGTTTGATGTTTTGCTTTcttatttggaaatttacAATGAGAGGATATATGATTTATTGGATTCTGAATCGTTGGTAGGTGGAACCACGACGCCCTCTAGGGGATTTGGTAGTGGTGGTGGGAGGAATGAGAGTGTTAGTActaatgaattgaagataCGAGATGATTCGAAGTATGGTGTTCGTGTCATGGGGCTGCGAGAACAAAGGTGTGAGAGCAGTGAAGAGTTGATGAAATGGATAAGAAGAGGTGACAGTCATCGTAAGACTGCAGAGACGGATTATAATGCTAGAAGTTCGCGGTCGCATGCTATTGTGTTGATACGGTTGACTAATACGAATGTCATTGATGGGACTTCTATTTCCAGTACGTTATCGTTATGTGATTTGGCAGGTTCTGAAAGAGCTACGGGCCAGCAAGAACGACGTAAAGAAGGTGCatttatcaataaatcattGTTAGCGTTGGGGACAGTCATTTCCAAGTTGAGTGCAGAGTCCACTGCGGCATCGCATGGGAACAGTCCCAATGCCAATGGTAATGGTCACATCCCATATAGAGATTCTAAATTGACTAGAATTTTACAACCTGCGTTGAGTGGAGACAGTATTGTCACCACGATATGTACCATTGATACTCAAAAGGAATCTGCTGCGGAAACCTTAAACACTCTAAGGTTCGCCTCTAGGGCGAAGAACGTTTCCCTACATGTCAATAGGAAGCCTCTAATGAATTCCACGGATGGTAATGATAAAGATCAAAGGATTGCCAAATTAAATAAGATTATAGAGGAGCAACAACAGTTGATCTCCCAATTGAAGACAAATGGTGGCAACAAGTCTGTTGGATTAGGACTAGGACTAGGTGTGAGTACGGCCCATGGCAGTGGGGTTCGTGTCACTAAGGAGATCATGAACCCCAACATCACGTTGCTGCGAGCTGAGAACAAAGTATTGAAGTACAAATTGGAGAATTGTGAAAAGTTACTGGATAAGGATACACTAGAGCTGCAGGATTCTGATTTAACCGAGATCGTCGACATGTTGCCCGCCGGGGTAGGCAGTTTATTGGAGACCAAGATCCAGGGCCTGCAATCGCAGCTCCGTCAGTACAGACGGTATGTGGGCCAGTTGGAGACGCAATTAAGCCTGACGACGTCCAGAACGGAGGCAGATAAGGAGAACTACGTGGCGGCTGGGAAGAACGACGAGATCCAGGAACTGCGTCGGATGCTGGAACGCAAGGACAAGATCATCACTGCCTTGCAGAGTGCCAAGCGGATGAGAGACAGAGCTTTGAAGCCCATGTCGTGA
- the PEP4 gene encoding proteinase A (ancestral locus Anc_8.677): MLQLKSLLPLALLLLNSLDAVNAKVHKLKIQKEDLTLNEDVTFEQHIASLGHKYMNHFERANPEVSFSRDHPFFAEGDGHNVPLTNYLNAQYFADISVGTPPQNFKVILDTGSSNLWVPSSECNSLACFLHSKYDHDASSSYKANGTKFAIQYGSGSLEGYISQDTLNIGDLTIPKQDFAEATSEPGLTFAFGKFDGILGLAYDTISVDKVVPPFYNAIEQGLLDEKKFAFYLGDTKKDEKNGGEITIGGIDESKFKGDIEWLPVRRKAYWEVKFEGIALGDQYAALENHGAAIDTGTSLITLPSGLAEIINTEIGAKKGWTGQYTLDCDTRDGLPDLTFNFNGKNFTISPFDYTLEVSGSCISAIMPMDFPEPMGPMAIVGDAFLRKYYSIYDLDNHAVGLAEAI; encoded by the coding sequence ATGCTACAATTGAAATCCCTATTACCACTCGCTCTATTGCTTTTGAACAGTCTAGATGCTGTCAATGCTAAGGTTCACAAGctaaaaattcaaaaggaaGATTTGACTTTGAATGAAGATGTCACTTTTGAGCAACATATTGCTAGTTTGGGTCACAAGTACATGAACCATTTCGAAAGAGCTAACCCAGAAGTTAGCTTTTCCAGAGACCATCCTTTCTTTGCTGAAGGTGACGGTCATAATGTTCCATTAACTAACTACTTGAATGCTCAATATTTTGCTGATATTTCTGTTGGTACCCCACCACAAAACTTTAAGGTTATTTTGGACACTGGTTCTTCTAACTTATGGGTTCCAAGCTCTGAATGTAATTCATTGGCTTGTTTCCTacattccaaatatgatCATGATGCCTCTTCCAGTTATAAGGCAAACGGCACCAAATTCGCTATTCAATATGGTTCCGGTTCCCTAGAAGGTTACATTTCTCAGGACACATTGAATATTGGTGACTTAACCATCCCAAAGCAAGACTTCGCCGAAGCTACCAGTGAACCTGGTTTAACATTTGcttttggtaaatttgatGGTATCTTAGGTCTAGCTTATGATACCATTTCTGTTGATAAGGTTGTCCCACCTTTCTACAATGCCATTGAACAAGGCTTATTGGATGAAAAGAAGTTTGCTTTCTATTTAGGTGATACCAAGaaggatgaaaagaatGGTGGTGAAATTACCATTGGTGGTATTGACGAatcaaaattcaaaggTGATATCGAATGGCTACCTGTTCGTCGTAAGGCTTACTGGGAAGTTAAATTTGAAGGTATTGCCTTGGGTGATCAATATGCTGCATTAGAAAATCACGGTGCTGCTATTGATACTGGTACCTCTTTGATTACTTTACCATCTGGTCTTGCTGAAATCATTAACACTGAAATTGGTGCCAAGAAGGGATGGACTGGTCAATATACTTTGGATTGTGACACTAGAGATGGATTACCAGATTTGacttttaatttcaatggtAAGAATTTCACAATTTCTCCATTTGATTACACTTTAGAAGTTTCTGGCTCTTGTATCTCTGCCATTATGCCAATGGATTTCCCAGAACCAATGGGTCCAATGGCTATTGTTGGTGATGCCTTCCTACGTAAGTACTATTCCATTTACGATCTGGACAACCATGCCGTTGGTTTAGCTGAAGCCATTTag